The proteins below come from a single Vanessa tameamea isolate UH-Manoa-2023 chromosome 15, ilVanTame1 primary haplotype, whole genome shotgun sequence genomic window:
- the LOC113399685 gene encoding uncharacterized protein LOC113399685 produces the protein MEASPDAPRRTRAALAEIPARLDRLRVTPLRPLTNTREVSPSLPPGYLSPAPSPDEFLIQQRGRKRLPVTWSPDIDLKRSAFQSTVRTPPKNTPGRNSPPRLGVTLRSTPRKRLLLGDVERVPLTPEKIDFSDISTPQKFKITSPLKFTPPIKRARLEHTFDGEFKGPLDTALKGLSPTQLIHMIKRITHKHPDIEQDIRKEMPTPDLSPLEEKLSYLKSNIFKSLPTSRLTSKTDSPAYSRVATHLAAFKKCLIEQGKVLVDSQHWETVMKYVFLAWSYVRATPVWDNQPHNAQRKQCFKALTNFCMTALKKGDFDSYFMADVQDKLQGMEADSEEVQSCLKYVQGHLRDH, from the exons ATGGAGGCGTCACCAGACGCTCCAAGACGCACCCGCGCTGCACTGGCAGAGATTCCAGCACGATTAGACCGCCTGCGCGTTACCCCCCTGCGGCCCCTTACCAACACCAGGGAGGTATCACCGTCACTCCCGCCAGGGTACCTCAGCCCTGCGCCATCACCTGATGAGTTCCTGATCCAGCAAAGag GTCGCAAACGCCTGCCAGTGACATGGTCGCCCGACATTGATTTAAAGCGTTCAGCTTTTCAGTCTACGGTCCGTACACCACCTAAAAATACACCAGGACGAAACTCACCGCCTCGGCTTGGTGTAACATTACGTTCTACCCCAAGAAAGCGTCTTCTATTAGGTGATGTTGAACGCGTACCACTCACTCCAGAAAAGATTGACTTTAGCGACATTAGTACGCcgcaaaaatttaaaatcacaagCCCGCTCAAATTTACTCCGCCTATAAAGCGAGCTCGTCTGGAACATACCTTCGATGGAGAATTTAAGGGGCCGCTAGACACGGCTTTGAAAGGGCTTAGTCCGACACAGCTTATACACATGATAAAGAGAATAACTCATAAACATCCAGACATTGAACAAGATATACGAAAAGAAATGCCGACACCCGATTTATCACCTTTGGAGGAAAAGCTATCTTATCTTaaatcaaacatatttaaaagcCTTCCAACATCACGCTTGACATCTAAGACTGACTCCCCCGCTTATTCGCGGGTCGCAACCCATCTCGCTGCTTTTAAAAAGTGCCTCATTGAGCAAGGAAAGGTTTTGGTTGATTCTCAACATTGGGAAACtgttatgaaatatgtatttcttgCTTGGAGCTATGTAAGGGCTACACCGGTTTGGGATAATCAGCCTCATAACGCGCAGCGAAAGCAGTGCTTTAAAGCGCTAACAAATTTCTGTATGACGGCACTCAAAAAGGGTGATTTTGATAGCTATTTCATGGCAGATGTTCAAGATAAACTGCAAGGCATGGAAGCTGACAGTGAAGAGGTCCAGTCTTGCCTTAAATATGTTCAAGGACATTTGCGCGATCAttag
- the LOC113399684 gene encoding uncharacterized protein LOC113399684 isoform X1 has translation MERLSHDLNLALEESNCGRQERRKIGLRRRTRSAGNLPAAIAVSLAEDGSSSSPPQAPLITQPLSDSDDPHLNIHKSTNLKSRHYCQIGNFESDSFNENFSPTRPANARRKRKYKKMPVEYTDGKHTPPVEILCITTEPNALPVTITNPTHSVSPLLHGGKQKQERNAFCGKRKWSHRDKGDGCEMRERSFSGGCSSKSAFFKNDIKSRKYDTDKKRKDTVLQPGKIVLKSHNTEEAKFSSFTNTPSLPGSSSFNFVYKNLSKNGTPTLSKLTGYRIATDLPPFFCATTSTGKIDGKYHRKYKMLNKSHPPNVLRNPLHFDDSNSGMDCTGNESSSLSSSDSDGVITNDSDREGDDELTDWPGIEELKVFNKSLTFKSSKSVNNNCTKSVSNMPPPKRLKKEKFLVKGGWASCKNRYKKKRAKVDSGNDDDAMMSDSKTVVDVEDEALKEKEILPHSSYSTFSDVMNAGVSGQNADETFFHSFQEFQEKSEKKEEFNQTPRTNFTLQKTSSSDLNISEKSPQSDHYYSENSMGNAGVSEVREIRAGCRRIRDERPGFLILSAANEQLSKFLQDSCQTELKLPSFQDPVEKEKLESLAKLYSLELQVEMGRPILRKTSNTTQAIRVENSSYRNLPSDHKRRCYGDEADTSLSLSDPNSVNSTNDLDDSIPDAKLSDIPQEIADSFKYAQIDKSLLHPGELD, from the exons ATGGAAAGGTTGTCTCATGATTTAAATCTGGCTTTAGAAGAGAGTAATTGTGGAAGGCAAGAACGTCGGAAGATCGGACTGCGTCGACGTACCAGGTCCGCGGGGAATTTgc CTGCTGCAATAGCAGTAAGCCTCGCTGAAGATGGAAGTTCAAGTAGCCCGCCTCAGGCACCTCTCATCACACAACCACTGTCAGACTCCGATGACCCACATCTCAACATACACAAATCAACAAACCTTAAGTCTCGACACTATTGCCAGATTGGTAATTTTGAATCTGATTCGTTCAATGAAAATTTTTCACCAACTCGGCCAGCTAATGCTAGGAGGAAACGAAAGTATAAAAAGATGCCAGTAGAGTACACTGATGGTAAACATACACCGCCTGTAGAGATATTATGTATTACTACAGAG ccGAATGCCTTGCCAGTGACGATCACGAATCCGACTCACAGTGTCTCGCCCCTACTGCACGGCGGTAAACAAAAACAGGAGAG aaacgCATTTTGTGGAAAACGCAAGTGGTCGCATAGAGACAAAGGCGATGGATGCGAGATGAGAGAGAGATCATTCAGCGGAGGCTGCTCGTCCAAATCTGCTTTCTTTAAAAACGATATTAAGTCAAGAAAATACGACACGGATAAAAAGAGAAAAGATACAGTATTGCAGCCGGGAAAAATCGTCCTCAAATCTCATAATACGGAAGAAGCTAAATTTTCGTCGTTTACAAATACTCCATCATTGCCGGGAAGCTCTAGCTTTAACTTCGTCTATAAGAATTTATCTAAAAACGGCACACCAACGCTCTCTAAACTCACGGGCTATAGAATAGCGACAGATTTGCCGCCGTTTTTCTGTGCCACCACAAGTACAGGCAAAATAGATGGAAAGTACCATCGAAAGTATAAGATGCTTAATAAATCTCACCCGCCTAATGTTTTGAGGAATCCGTTACATTTCGACGATTCAAACAGTGGTATGGACTGCACGGGCAACGAGAGCAGCTCTTTGAGCAGCAGCGACTCTGACGGAGTGATAACGAACGACAGCGATCGAGAAGGCGACGATGAGCTCACGGACTGGCCCGGCATCGAGGAGCTCAAAGTCTTCAATAAAAGCCTTACATTCAAATCATCAAAATCTGTGAATAACAATTGTACGAAATCTGTAAGCAACATGCCACCACCGAAAAGGTTAAAGAAAGAAAAGTTTCTAGTTAAAGGCGGATGGGCTAGTTGTAAGAATAGATACAAGAAGAAAAGAGCTAAAGTGGATTCGGGAAACGACGATGACGCCATGATGTCGGACTCGAAAACAGTTGTCGATGTCGAAGACGAAGCTTTAAAAGAGAAGGAGATACTGCCGCATTCGTCATATTCAACATTCAGCGACGTCATGAACGCGGGGGTATCCGGACAGAACGCCGATGAGACGTTTTTTCATTCCTTTCAGGAATTTCAAGAGAAGTCTGAAAAAAAGGAGGAATTTAATCAGACGCCGCGCACAAATTTCACTTTACAGAAGACATCGTCGAGCGATTTGAATATAAGTGAGAAATCTCCCCAAAGTGATCACTATTACAGTGAAAATTCAATGGGTAACGCAGGGGTTTCTGAGGTACGCGAAATAAGAGCAGGATGTCGACGGATACGCGACGAAAGGCCAGGTTTCCTCATATTAAGCGCAGCGAATGAGCAGTTGTCGAAATTTTTACAAGATTCGTGCCAAACCGAGCTAAAATTGCCGAGTTTTCAAGATCCCGTGGAGAAAGAAAAATTAGAGTCATTGGCTAAGTTATACTCTTTGGAGCTACAAGTCGAAATGGGACGTCCTATTTTGAGGAAGActag CAATACAACTCAAGCAATCAGGGTAGAGAATTCCTCCTACCGCAATCTACCTTCAGACCACAAGCGTAGATGCTATGGAGATGAGGCGGACACCAGTCTAAGCCTCAGTGACCCAAACTCAGTTAACTCAACAAATGATCTAGACGATTCCATCCCAGATGCCAAATTATCAGACATTCCCCAAGAAATAGCAGATTCGTTTAAATACGCCCAAATAGATAAATCGCTTTTACATCCCGGGGAATTAGATTGA
- the LOC113399684 gene encoding uncharacterized protein LOC113399684 isoform X2, protein MPVEYTDGKHTPPVEILCITTEPNALPVTITNPTHSVSPLLHGGKQKQERNAFCGKRKWSHRDKGDGCEMRERSFSGGCSSKSAFFKNDIKSRKYDTDKKRKDTVLQPGKIVLKSHNTEEAKFSSFTNTPSLPGSSSFNFVYKNLSKNGTPTLSKLTGYRIATDLPPFFCATTSTGKIDGKYHRKYKMLNKSHPPNVLRNPLHFDDSNSGMDCTGNESSSLSSSDSDGVITNDSDREGDDELTDWPGIEELKVFNKSLTFKSSKSVNNNCTKSVSNMPPPKRLKKEKFLVKGGWASCKNRYKKKRAKVDSGNDDDAMMSDSKTVVDVEDEALKEKEILPHSSYSTFSDVMNAGVSGQNADETFFHSFQEFQEKSEKKEEFNQTPRTNFTLQKTSSSDLNISEKSPQSDHYYSENSMGNAGVSEVREIRAGCRRIRDERPGFLILSAANEQLSKFLQDSCQTELKLPSFQDPVEKEKLESLAKLYSLELQVEMGRPILRKTSNTTQAIRVENSSYRNLPSDHKRRCYGDEADTSLSLSDPNSVNSTNDLDDSIPDAKLSDIPQEIADSFKYAQIDKSLLHPGELD, encoded by the exons ATGCCAGTAGAGTACACTGATGGTAAACATACACCGCCTGTAGAGATATTATGTATTACTACAGAG ccGAATGCCTTGCCAGTGACGATCACGAATCCGACTCACAGTGTCTCGCCCCTACTGCACGGCGGTAAACAAAAACAGGAGAG aaacgCATTTTGTGGAAAACGCAAGTGGTCGCATAGAGACAAAGGCGATGGATGCGAGATGAGAGAGAGATCATTCAGCGGAGGCTGCTCGTCCAAATCTGCTTTCTTTAAAAACGATATTAAGTCAAGAAAATACGACACGGATAAAAAGAGAAAAGATACAGTATTGCAGCCGGGAAAAATCGTCCTCAAATCTCATAATACGGAAGAAGCTAAATTTTCGTCGTTTACAAATACTCCATCATTGCCGGGAAGCTCTAGCTTTAACTTCGTCTATAAGAATTTATCTAAAAACGGCACACCAACGCTCTCTAAACTCACGGGCTATAGAATAGCGACAGATTTGCCGCCGTTTTTCTGTGCCACCACAAGTACAGGCAAAATAGATGGAAAGTACCATCGAAAGTATAAGATGCTTAATAAATCTCACCCGCCTAATGTTTTGAGGAATCCGTTACATTTCGACGATTCAAACAGTGGTATGGACTGCACGGGCAACGAGAGCAGCTCTTTGAGCAGCAGCGACTCTGACGGAGTGATAACGAACGACAGCGATCGAGAAGGCGACGATGAGCTCACGGACTGGCCCGGCATCGAGGAGCTCAAAGTCTTCAATAAAAGCCTTACATTCAAATCATCAAAATCTGTGAATAACAATTGTACGAAATCTGTAAGCAACATGCCACCACCGAAAAGGTTAAAGAAAGAAAAGTTTCTAGTTAAAGGCGGATGGGCTAGTTGTAAGAATAGATACAAGAAGAAAAGAGCTAAAGTGGATTCGGGAAACGACGATGACGCCATGATGTCGGACTCGAAAACAGTTGTCGATGTCGAAGACGAAGCTTTAAAAGAGAAGGAGATACTGCCGCATTCGTCATATTCAACATTCAGCGACGTCATGAACGCGGGGGTATCCGGACAGAACGCCGATGAGACGTTTTTTCATTCCTTTCAGGAATTTCAAGAGAAGTCTGAAAAAAAGGAGGAATTTAATCAGACGCCGCGCACAAATTTCACTTTACAGAAGACATCGTCGAGCGATTTGAATATAAGTGAGAAATCTCCCCAAAGTGATCACTATTACAGTGAAAATTCAATGGGTAACGCAGGGGTTTCTGAGGTACGCGAAATAAGAGCAGGATGTCGACGGATACGCGACGAAAGGCCAGGTTTCCTCATATTAAGCGCAGCGAATGAGCAGTTGTCGAAATTTTTACAAGATTCGTGCCAAACCGAGCTAAAATTGCCGAGTTTTCAAGATCCCGTGGAGAAAGAAAAATTAGAGTCATTGGCTAAGTTATACTCTTTGGAGCTACAAGTCGAAATGGGACGTCCTATTTTGAGGAAGActag CAATACAACTCAAGCAATCAGGGTAGAGAATTCCTCCTACCGCAATCTACCTTCAGACCACAAGCGTAGATGCTATGGAGATGAGGCGGACACCAGTCTAAGCCTCAGTGACCCAAACTCAGTTAACTCAACAAATGATCTAGACGATTCCATCCCAGATGCCAAATTATCAGACATTCCCCAAGAAATAGCAGATTCGTTTAAATACGCCCAAATAGATAAATCGCTTTTACATCCCGGGGAATTAGATTGA